The region ATAAAAATTATCAAGTTTTAATCAAATTCTCGTAAAAACATTCTTATaatgcttaattgcacttttggtcccccatcTTTGCCCttcctgtgaaaatcgtccccaaactttaaaattagcaaaaaattaTCATGAAGTTTACACCGTGTTGCAAAATTGGCTTTCCGTTAAATTCCGTCtaaaaactaacagaatattccattaaaaattaattaaaaataaagaaaaaataaaattgagaaaataaaagtattttaattgaaatccaGAAATACCCAGAATATTACATCAATTCATGAGAGCATTCGAATTCAAATGATCACAACCTGAAATTTTaatccaaaaaaaattgttccgATTAAAATGAAACCAAATCCATGAAAAACAAATCCTGGAAAAGTGAAGAGGTGGGTTTTATCGTTTCTTGTTTTTTATCCTTTTCCACCTCAACCTGCATTTTCTCTCTGCTTCTTCAATCGAAACCAAAATTCACCATCGCGGTCCAAGCAATTGAAGTAGAACATCAATTGACCCCCTTCAAATCTAGTACTCACACCATAAACAACCATAAAACCCAGAACTTGAAAATGTAAGTGTGTTGGTGTTCCAAAATTGGTGGGTTTTTTGGGTTCTGGGAGTGAAGAAAAGGGGATTTTTATGAGTTTTGGAGAGGAAGGAGTCGTGGAGGGAGGAAGATCTGAAATGAAAGAGACCCAGAATCAACAGAGACCAGatatgaagaagaaaggtggTGGCTTGAATCTGCCTCCGTCACCGTCACCCGCCACCGTCGCCGAACCATTGACCGAATCAACAACCTCAACTCCGTCTGCAAGTTATGGGTATCTTCGTTCGCCTATTTCTCCATCTCTGCCACCTTTCATCGCTTCTGCTTTCGCTCCTCTTTGCAGCGATGAAACCCAAAGTTTGGATCTCTTGTTCGGTGTGGgtttggtgatggtggtgggtagGTGAGGAAGAAGGCAACAGTTTGTGGGTATTGGGTTTGCTGGTTGGGGTGGTTTAATGGGGAGCTGGGGTTGGGAATGAGAATGGGTCCGGAGTGAGGGTGCGGAGGAGAAGCAATGTCATCGTCGCTTGGGCTACAGAGGGAGACACTCGAAGCTCATTTCTCTCTCGAACCCAAACCTACGCTCTTTTGAAGCACTAAATGGAAGTTGCTGCTAGATCTGAGTTTCGTTTATTACTGCTTTTAGTTTTTTCTCCGTAGAATTTTGAATCGGAATAGAAGAATTGAGGATGATGAGGGATGAAAATGAGAgggatgaaaatgaagaagaagatgtttgaagaagatgaataatgAATGAAGGTTGTTgggtttcattttttattttttaattcattttttaacccAGAATCCGTTAAGTTTTGGATGGTTTTGGACGGCATACCAGTTTTGCAACGGAGTGTAAACGTTGAGGATGGTTTTTGCTAATTTCatagtttggggacgattttcgcaggaagggcaaagttgggggaccaaaagtgcaattaagccttcttATAAACTACATTCATTGTTGTTAAAAATGTATAACTTAATACTTcctccgtcccctattataagtcactttttttgagtttttcttgTCTCATAATATAGGTCACTTTACATTATCTATGaagcattaattatatttttccatgtttaccctcatatttaatactcCACATTTAAAGCATTTTTATGGTTCCCAAAATTTTGCTTGATTTCCAAGACCCTTATAGTTTAAAGGTAGTGGAATATTAATATAGAGAGAGAATTTCATATGAGGGTGATTTTggaaagtttttttaaaaagctatacaaatttattgctcttaactaattttaacaatttttcttaatcctagagaattggttaaaagtgacttataataggggacgaAGGGAGTAACATGTATTTGTAATAAAAACCGAAGActttttttgaatttcaaaatcaaaagcGAAAACTTTTCTGAAACTTTGAAATACTCTAAAGTAAGAAATTACGCAATTCCTTAAAAAAATGATGAGTAAGAAAATAAACTGACATAGATCTCAGACTATTATGTTTTGAATATCTGGCTTATCACGATTGTTCCCAAACAATTTACACTATTGTTGGACATGTGTATTTGACTCATCAATGGACAACAAtggttaaaaaaatcaaatttaaatttttcttaatttataaaTGAGATTGAATGATGTAAGGAAACTTAATAATTATTATGACCAAATTTATTAAGTTTATATAATAATAGAGATTGAGTTCAATGATTTTGTGATTGTATcaaatttatatcattttaggAAATCATcacttttcaaaatttgaaatatttatgacataaaataatattttaaaatatttattatcaattaaaaaaatatgcataaaattatatatgacaTCACCGAattactaattatagtatgagaaaAAAGTTAAATCAAATCTGGCAAAGACTAAAAGAGTATCATCTATAGAGTTGccacttttttaattttgaaaatagattatagatattttattttaacttttgttCAATAATAGAGTAAactgttatgaatatttggatgcccatcaTAATTAAGAGTCCATGGGTCaggcccacatgtatacttgctcaacactctaaacctaataatataaatacaagggagtctgcacctagcagtgCATCCCCATCAGACTAATGCCATAAGCACTTACCACATAATTtcgaaaaaaaagaaaaaatattctaatttgatgaaTTTGTTTAATATAtgtccatttaaaaaaaattattaaaataagttGAGAATATATGATAAGTAAACATAATCTCTTATCACATTTATTAGTCAAGATTTAtagcttttatttttccttttttgagCGTTGGAATTCATATTTGTTTCCTCTCCTAGTAGATAGGAGATTCATCTCCTAAAGTCCAAAACATGGATAAGAGTACCAATGTGGACTAGATCCTGTTCCATGTTCAAAATCAAATATACTCTCCAAGATAATACTTGGTAGGAACTCCAACTAAGTGTTCATATCcaaattcaaaaagaaaaaccaaagtcaaagaaataatataatataatataatacaaTTAATAAAAAAGATTGACTTAGATTTTcaaaaatcaattatagaaaaTGACTTAGAAATAATTAGTCACAAAACCACTATAAATAGAGGTTTAGATCACATATAATTTCCTACATACAAGTTTAACAAACCGAAAAGGGCTTTCAGTTTTTTCCCCTTTTCCTCTCACGAGAATTTCTCTCCCCTTCTCATcaacaaccaccaccgccaaTGGCAACCGCTCCCGCCGGTGACGCATTCGCCCTCTCCGCCGAGAAGCGCCGCCGCGCTGACGATGCAGACGGCGACGAAATTTCCGCGAAGAAGCAGATGCAGCCGTTCGCCCCGGCGGCGCACGGCGTCTTCGATCCGGCAGCCTCCCTAGCCAGCGCGCGCCACGAATTCGGCGAGCACGGCGGCGTGAACATGTCAATCGAGGCCTCCGCGACGTTCACCGTGATGGAACCCGACACGCTGCGGCGGATGTTCGCCGGAGAGCTCGGTCCCGATCGCGATTTCTTCATCTACAGCCGACATTTCAACCCTACCGTCCTCAACCTCAGCCGTCTCATGGCGGCGCTGGAGGGGACCGAGGCGGCCTACTGCACATCCAGCGGCATGTCCGCGATCTCCGCCACGCTGATGCAACTCTGCAGCCACGGCGACCACGTCGTCGCCTCGCATACTCTCTACGGTGGGACTCACGCGCTGCTGCAGCACTTCCTCCCGAGGACGTGCAACACGGTGACCAGCTTTGTGGAGATTTCTGACCTGGATGCGGTGGATGCTGCCATGGTGGAGGGGAAGACGAAGGTGCTGTACTTTGAGTCGGTTTCGAATCCGACGCTGGAGGTGGCGAACGTGCCGGAGCTTTGCCGGTTGGCTCACCGGAAGGGAGTTACGGTGGTTGTGGACAATACTTTTAGCCCCATGCTGCTTTCACCGGCTAGGCTCGGTGCTGACGTGGTGATTCATAGTATCTCCAAGTTCATTAGTGGTGGGGCCGATATCATTGCaggtttgttttttttctttgtttttatcttttctatCATTCTTTACTGTTTTTGtttgttattattgttattattaatttattatcatgttatgctgatttttttttccaaattctaattgaaaataaaaaatctgaataaaaaataaagaaattaatcaATATGCAATATAAAAAACACCATATAATTAAAGAGATTAAtggatatttaaaataataaatatgaataaaaaataaagaaattaaccAATATGCAATATAAAAAACACCATCTAattaaagagattaatttcgttcaaaacaaaaaagagattaatggatatgcaAATTTTTAGTGTAAAGTAATTAAAGAAGTTTTATATGAACATCCAATCACATtacaattatattttaattttaatgatcTAAAGGAGTATGTCCGTTAGTGTAAAGTTTGTTTGGAACACAGACGTCTAATTGAATtctgaaaaatatgaaaaaatatatttaattttaattttaattttaattttaattgtatATAACAGATTCTCTTATGTGTCCTGATTATCAATATAAAATcatgcatatccattaaattcaattttaataaagataaaaatgaatttttgatgtgatgaaaattaattgaatgcatgtgtaaaaagttttatagTGAGGGTTAATCAATTAGCTCTTTTCAATATATTTACcatggcttatctaaaaaaaattagtttctcAAAATTAAAGTtgtataatttttataaaaaagagAATATTAGTGGTCTTTTTATAATATTAATGGTCAATTAAATGATAACTATATTAATCAGATTGCTTTGCGTTTTTAACATGGGAAAGTATGATTTGATTTTTGAAAGCCATTAAAGTGGAGTCTTAAGAATATTCCAGACACATTCtgcatttttgtatttttatacaCGACCTGAGTTGACTGATAAAAGATGATAATGCATGGTGGGGTAATTAGAAGACTAATTAATCTCATTCCATTTATAATAAAAGACGACATTAGTGCGTAGTTAGAAGACTCATTAAGTAATGAATCTCATTTCATTAATAATAAAAGAAGACAttattagcaaaaaaaaaataaaagaagatatTAGTGGGGTAATTAGAAGACTAATCCCTTTAAAACGGATGATGATCCCATGCATGACAACGCTGCTTGAGCATATCTtaacaagataaaaaaaaagatagagatTTGAGTGACGTGGCACTGCAAAAGTTGTTTATTCATCATGGATGAATTTCTTATCTTCTTTAAATActgtatattatatattatatatttatgagtGCGTGTGtgtattttgaaattaattatattatttaataattaaattttattaaacaaCTTTAGGACTCAGTTTGACTAATACTAGTTATCATGTTATTTTCTACAATTAATTTTGGTActaaaatgattttatttttatgagatGTTTGATCACAAAATGTAAATGATGagtttgaatatatatatatgactttTTCTGAAATGTTAAATATGAAACATGCAAACGTATTAAATGTGTTACCATAAATatgaattcaaatataaattttcaTTTGGCTTTTTAATATAGAAagtatataattttaatatgtaaaattaataattactttttacattttaaactttaaagtaaatgttccatttaaaaaaaaaattgataaaaagtTTTGAGTTCATGCATGTGAATTGTGATCACAAGCTTTCTCCCTAGTGATCACCACGTGAAAAGCTGTCATCTTTTTGTTCAGCCACTACTTTTTTACCAGAACACGTGTTTAGTTAGCTATTGCCTTATCGAGTTATCGGGTCAGTATTACAAAATTTATTTGTCATCaaactaaaatattttaaaCTTGAAATCATCTAACCCAACTTTCAGTCTTCATTCACCTCATCAACACACTTGATTTTAACCTAGGTTCAGTCCCATCCAAATTTGTTCTTATTTGACCAATTTTTCACGGGAACTTGTTACACAAGCACACACTAAAATGATTTACAAACATAATGATATAATCCATAGGGTTAAACATCTTATCTACCTAAGTGGTGTTTCAATCTCTTATCAAACCAATTCAATCTTGCActcaattaaaaaaagaatgggACAAGAGAATTTCATGAATCTAATCCATACACGTGAAACTTATTATATATAAAGATAATTCCAGCAGTCTCGTCTTATCTTATATacatttttgaaaagaaaacccaTGATGACAATTTCGTAGAATAATGATTCATAAAAATCCTtattttcacacattttctttttaatctctgcattttttatcacatcatatACTGTATATATGTTAAAATTATATGTGAACAAAACATTAATGCGATTTCATATATATTGACACAGGTGCTGTGTGCGGGCCCGCAAGCTTTGTGAATTCCATGATGAACCTCCATCAAGGAGCCATAATGCTGATGGGACCTACCATGAACGCCAAGGTAGCATTTGAACTCTCAGAGCGTCTCCCACACTTAGGCATAAGAATGAAGGAACACAGCCACCGCGCCTTAGAGTTCGCCACCCGCCTCAAAAACCTCGGCTACAAGGTGGTCTACCCTGGCCTGGAGGACCACCCTCGCCACGAGCTGATGAAATCCATGCACAACAAGGACTACGGCTATGGCGGCATCCTCTGCATTGACATGGAGACGGAGGAGAGGGCGAACAGGCTGATGAACCACCTGCAGAACTACGCGCAGTTCGGGCTCATGGCGGTTAGCTTGGGATACTATGAGACACTCATGTCGTGCTCTGGAAGTAGCACCAGCAGTGAGATGAATGAAGAGGAGAAGGCATTAGCTGGGATCTCACCTGGTTTGGTGAGGATGTCGGTTGGGTATATTGGGACTTTGGAGCAGAAATGGGGTCAGCTGGAGAAGGCACTTACCAGGCTTCAGGAACATGGGTTCCCTAACAGGAAGTGATGATGATTGGTCAATTTGTGGAAATGCTAgattgtgttgttgttgttgctgatgaTGATGTGTAGTAGTTGTTACTGTTTGGATTATTTAATAATCTATGTTTTGGATCAGTATGTTTTAGTTTACATGTTGATCTTAATGAATATTAAGgacattgaaagaaaaaaagctctggatttttttgtttgttcatTAGGGGGAATTTATGGTTGATATTACCATAAGTTGCAGTAAAAGATTTGAACAGAGGGAAATAAATGAGCCTAAATGAAATTTTAAACTCAAAtttatcaaattttaaattGTGGTTGTGGTGCGGTAATTGCGGAAAATTGTGCATAAATGAAGTTGTTGATTTTGGACTTCCCCAACCCAACCTACGTGTCTCTTAATTCTTACTACTGGAGCTATCATTCCGGAGTAATTTAGTAATTATTTTCAATCTAATAAAACGctttttttaatcaataaaacACTTGAAACATGATTCAGCCAAGATATTTTCGTTTTTGGTCAACAGCTAAAGCATTAAGTCTAAACATGTTTTCCCATTTTTTAAAGAATGGGCCCGAAGAGGCCCAACCTTTatgtatttttatataaaagaaaaagctttcttctttttatttctcgAACCTCAAGTGAGAAATTgggttacaacttacaaggCCCAATTGTTCAGCAAGAACTCTATTTTTAATGGTATTAGTGttgtttgacaaaaaaataaaatagtattaTTGTTGACCAAAATATAAACGTAAAAACAGAGTATtattattttgataaaaaaaacaaagtgcTATTAATAATTCCTAATAATCATGAGCGGATCTACATTGAGGCTAGGTGTGGCTTTAGCcacaccaatttttttttttttttatttagaaaaaaTTTATATACCATTGAGTGTAGTGTTGCAaaataacaaacccaaattctATGTCACTGGAATTGGACCAAAAAGGCTATTAAAGCTCAGATCCAATCGTTCTAATGTCTCCAATTTACCAATACTTGCAGGAACTGCTCCacttaagtgatttttttcaaCGCGAGAAAGCTAAGCTTCCTTAACTTTCCCAGTTCAGTAGGTACACTCCCAATAAGCTCGTTATAACTAAGCTGCAAAACTGTATCACTTAACATATTAGAACAATTTTGAGCTATCTAATCTataaaacaaagaaatgaagaaagaaGTTAAGACTGTACTTTTACAACTTGCAAAAAATGAGACAATCGAATATTCACATGACAAGAACAAATAGTAATGCATCAAACTAGAGCTTAAAACAATGgtaaatgaaaataattattaatacaCATTGAAAAGGGGAAGAACATGagaatttgggtttgttattttgttattaattatttttcactttgCTTCTTTTGTTATATTTCGTTGTAAGCCTAGTCCTTCTTGGACTGTAAACTCTTATATTTCTAtgagaaactttctctcatggttttatttataatatttctattttttgaaaaaatatattttcaatacattttagtctataatttattttatgtttagCCACACTGATATAAggtctggatccgcccctgCTAATAATAATTGTTTTTAATGACAAATCCTAATACTTGTATAGCGTTTGAAATCAAAACTAAATCCTAGACTTACATCTTCTGAAAACGTCAGGAAAATATGTGAAACATTCTACTGCTATTATGAAATTTCACATTTATTTGATGTAGTTGTCATGCTTTAGTGACTTTAATATTAAtcacggttgaaaattaaaacttttattattgataaaaacaagcgaaaaaaaagtattattttACTATCCACCCTCTATATATTTAATTCGAGTATTTAATCTTGAATCCCATGAAATCATGTCATCAATTTTCTCCTCATGAAAGTGAGGCATatatttcatatttaaatataaatcaaatcaattttattatttttaaatatatattcaataaatcaaaattattagagcatctacatccatcatactcactaaaatatctacatttcatttttcataattccccataatgccacatcatctacaccactttactaactttttcctccaacccaacaactcttaaaagtttctatagtggaactcatcatcaacatcacatttgtatttttattatttatcttcattttaattaattatataatctaattatattaattgtaagtgcttgtaataaatacaagcacacttttcaagtctagtgtagagtatctattcccacatactcatctttgccatgttggaattgaatatgtactccaatggtaatagatactcaaatgagtatgtatttaacattagatactaccattgaagatgctcttagcAATACTTAATTTTTAAATGATTATACAATCACacttaaattaatattaaattttgtttttggtacatcggaaagataaattttgtaacaccctctaaaccccacGTAATTTTTATaacataaatcagagtaaaatgcataacacagagggtgtcacacttattctccaaaaacataaatcaaaacacatgtcatgctcaaaataaatatataaatttccaaCTTTAGTGTCATAACATCTTATGCATAACACATcggatttatttttcaactccaaGATAAAACATCATCCAAAGAGAGTTCATAAAATAACTCTttacatcaaggtacaaaactaaacattttccccggtgttacataacagagcatgactcccctaactaaaccataaatgaaagactagctcctccaactaaccctcgcgagaagctccactatcctcagtacctgagcgatgtcgcatagaacatcattccaacagaagggtgagaactcatatcatatggataagcataataataaataatgtaaaagcttatctatgttcCACATAAATTCTCCACACtttactaacaaataataaattatgtaatttaatataatcaatcaatctcacagttatgacaatactccataattcatagcatcaagtaagcaaatattattgtctccaattaccacaacatcaaatctcaaaaaatatcacaactatcattaattagcatcaacTGCTCTCTAAGGCCTAACATAGCAATTTTACAATAACAAATATGACTccagtgagacccgtgcaaatgcctttggtaccaaagttgttatccttagcggtaacaccgcgtccactccagacagataaccaccaataaagtcctcgctctaggcttcaaaaccactccagttttgggacaagtcaccagcctccacgagaactagcaaacattgtctcttgacaactatgcagtgtattgtgcaaaactcaactaacatatgcatatgcagaccatctccaagtcttaattattttagcatattcatcaccagctcaacaattcacatcatctccaatttcacaaaacacacacttacatgttatcaatcacacaacttgcaatcacagtaACTTAGCAAATTAAcgcataacatcaattcagaaacaacatcatataatgaactattaaacagatgtaaattaaacataattcatatataacaggttctgcaactattatacaaaaactgGATTCTTCCTAATTTTCCCTAAAAACTCGTCATCTCCCTGCACCATCCCCCTCATGCACGCGCTACCGCGCGCCCCACTACCTACATGCGCCACCTCCCTCGCGCGCAATCCTCGCCATGGCCGCGCGCCACCATGCCTTGCACATCACCACGCGCGCGCACCACATCTGTTTTCGAAAACAACATTTGTACCTAAAATGACTCATTTTGTTCAAAACGGTTATATAAATTGTACAGCAACCTAGGCGAATTTTTAAGTACCTCAAATACACTAAGAAAAATCCAAtaattttatcatggttccctatacacgttttgtaaatccctgtaaattttcaagtcgaaattctaagtacaaaattcaggaaaaatctaacactaacagcaattcgtgagaaacgggacaTCTTAACCTATCCTCACTAAAACGCATATAGCTCGAgttacagacgtcggaatgacgtgaaaccagcggcaaaagttttataacagaaagggctacatgttttatgaagactacttcttcataTTCGGTCATTAACACAACTCGAAATAGGGTTCAATAGCTCGTAAATTTCTACAGTCTCATGCGCGACGCGCTACTTCTCTCTTCCACCCACAATTCATAACCCAAAATTCAACTATCCACCTTCAGTTTAGAAAAAAATGCATcttagggttcctaaatcaagctttctatcattatccccTATCATACCAATCTAAataacatgaattcaaacccttacctcttgaagatcaaagtctaggttttcttcaattttctccccttctctctttcacgcttcttttcttctgctctgctaacttctccgaTTCTCAAATTcggatttctctctttctaattcactcctaacccttaaatagtcttacaatgggcaccactcccaactactcacttaaaacctaaaacccttatttatctaaatcttatactatatcacataagatttaaataataatcacaTATACCACTCAtatacaatttaaataatttactcactccatatatcacataatcacttaattatctaataaaatcatataattcatcaaattaccatatatcataataataattaggctaaaaagcatttttgaccCCTGaagttttaagtttgtgcaaattatgcccctactctatttttgtcgatgtttctacccctcatgttttcaaacagtgcactgtctacccctccgtcagtcaggctttctcaggagaggtcccttagtggattggagagatgaagaggcgTATATGAAGttaatgatgatcaaggaaatgatataaattaaatttgcttgatgtatatatcaattatgtatgtaattgaactggttaaatgcatgttttgctacttacaggccttgagtttgaatctctcttgcccattttttccaatttcacttgtaatttccacgtgacaggtcaaaaaaatatatataaaaagccacatcagctcattccgttagttttttaacgtctgaccgatggaggggtagacggtgcactgtttgaaaacatgaggggtagaaacatcgataaaaatagagtaggggcagaatttgcacaagcTTGAAACATCaagggccaaaagtgctttttagcctaataattaaaataaattaataaatgacCTAATAAtggaaaatggggtgttacaaattTCAACATCTATggattgatccctggacctcctcCACCCAACCTATCtatcattaaaaaatattatattttaaaacttaaaattaaattagaaaaatttatgtatttcaatttaatttttgaacgatatttttttttatgaaagatTTTTGAACGATATTAACATGGAGTGTATTGTAATTTGCAAATGAGTGGACCATTATTTTATGGATAAATTTTAGTATGCACTATGCAGTTTCAAAAATTtaagcaattttttttgttaataatcAATGGTAATTCATTAAAAAGTTGGGTCAAGCCCAATGGTGTAGAAGAAACCCAATGACTATTTTAGCAAAAAAACAATGAACGGGTTGGACCCTTCATCACTTAACAAAGCGGAAGGTGAAAACTATACAATTTGCTAGTTAACACAAACTTGGCAGGTGCCGTTCGGTAATCCTAAGAACATAgagttgttcaaaaaaaaagaacatagaGCACCCTAaattaggctatgtttggcatgtcatttcagctagcttatagcttatttgactagctt is a window of Lotus japonicus ecotype B-129 chromosome 5, LjGifu_v1.2 DNA encoding:
- the LOC130717777 gene encoding methionine gamma-lyase, with translation MATAPAGDAFALSAEKRRRADDADGDEISAKKQMQPFAPAAHGVFDPAASLASARHEFGEHGGVNMSIEASATFTVMEPDTLRRMFAGELGPDRDFFIYSRHFNPTVLNLSRLMAALEGTEAAYCTSSGMSAISATLMQLCSHGDHVVASHTLYGGTHALLQHFLPRTCNTVTSFVEISDLDAVDAAMVEGKTKVLYFESVSNPTLEVANVPELCRLAHRKGVTVVVDNTFSPMLLSPARLGADVVIHSISKFISGGADIIAGAVCGPASFVNSMMNLHQGAIMLMGPTMNAKVAFELSERLPHLGIRMKEHSHRALEFATRLKNLGYKVVYPGLEDHPRHELMKSMHNKDYGYGGILCIDMETEERANRLMNHLQNYAQFGLMAVSLGYYETLMSCSGSSTSSEMNEEEKALAGISPGLVRMSVGYIGTLEQKWGQLEKALTRLQEHGFPNRK